Proteins encoded within one genomic window of Trichoderma asperellum chromosome 2, complete sequence:
- a CDS encoding uncharacterized protein (EggNog:ENOG41~BUSCO:EOG092D3M5I), giving the protein MVLARLLRNSLSPALRTASPRLASSQLASLSIAVPRRHSSVIVSSTSPPSRRTISTTSKNFDNNIMTDYSDGVGAWGAWQAEPSKFTQQVVDAMRTLYPEELADRKWDNVGLLIDNSDDTKKRQPTVMVTNDLTFQVAVDAIGQGVSVIVSYHPFIFSGLKSITNNDPQQATLLQLVKAGIAVYCPHTAVDAAPKGLNTWLADIVSGPHKSTRSVAIPCATAPETHSPAGYGSIGRFENGGVSLAEIIKRVALKLGGLKHIMVASPVGADIKSTTVRSFGVCAGSGYDVLKSADVDLLVMGETSHHSALRAIQQGKTLIQVFHSNSERGYLREVLKPSLEALLKEVEPEAEVLLSEFDSDPFRILDVSTLEED; this is encoded by the exons ATGGTACTGGCGAGACTCCTTCGCAACAGTTTATCGCCAGCACTCCGAACAGCGTCTCCCCGCTTAGCATCGTCGCAGcttgcttctctctcaatcGCAGTCCCTCGGCGACACTCCAGCGTCATCGTCTCTTCGACCAGTCCTCCATCGCGGCGAACCATTTCCACCACGAGCAAGAACTTCGATAACAACATCATGACTGATTACTCCGACGGCGTTGGCGCATGGGGCGCATGGCAGGCTGAGCCGTCCAAGTTTACACAGCAGGTCGTAGACGCCATGAGGACGCT TTATCCGGAGGAGCTTGCCGATCGAAAATGGGACAATGTTGGATTGCTGATCGACAACTCTGACGACACAAAGAAGCGCCAGCCGACGGTTATGGTGACAAACGATCTCACTTTCCAGGTCGCTGTTGATGCCATTGGTCAGGGCGTCAGCGTCATTGTCAGTTACC accccttcatcttctccggCCTCAAGTCTATTACAAACAACGACCCTCAGCAAGCTACCTTATTACAGCTCGTGAAAGCTGGTATCGCAGTCTACTGTCCACATACCGCTGTGGACGCCGCACCAAAGGGCCTTAACACATGGCTCGCCGATATTGTTTCGGGCCCTCACAAGAGCACTCGCTCCGTCGCTATTCCCTGCGCCACGGCCCCTGAAACCCATTCTCCGGCCGGATATGGTAGCATAGGGCGATTTGAGAACGGCGGTGTGTCTCTGGCCGAAATTATCAAGAGAGTAGCCCTCAAGCTAGGAGGGCTGAAGCACATCATGGTTGCTTCTCCCGTTGGCGCCGACATCAAATCCACTACCGTGCGTAGTTTTGGTGTCTGTGCTGGAAGCGGATATGACGTCCTCAAGTCGGCAGACGTAGATTTGCTCGTCATGGGTGAGACGAGTCATCATTCTGCTCTCAGGGCCATTCAACAGGGTAAAACCCTGATCCAGGTGTTCCACAGCAACTCAGAGAGGGGCTACCTTCGAGAGGTGTTGAAACCGAGCTTGGAGGCACTTCTGAAAGAAGTTGAGCCGGAGGCAGAGGTATTATTGAGCGAGTTTGACTCGGATCCATTTAGGATACTGGATGTGAGTACCTTGGAAGAGGATTAA
- a CDS encoding uncharacterized protein (EggNog:ENOG41), whose translation MASITEASLREAITQRLGAIHVEVTDMSGGCGQAFTSLIVSPQFQDLKSLKRHRLVNTALKEEIAAIHAWTAKCQTPAEWDKERDTAAPSLDGTVGDMSRGRISEQARGNRTKED comes from the exons ATGGCCTCAATAACAGAAGCCTCCCTCCGCGAGGCCATCACCCAGCGCCTCGGCGCAATCCACGTCGAAGTCACTGACATGTCCG GTGGCTGCGGCCAAGCCTTCACCTCCCTCATCGTCTCCCCCCAATTCCAAGACCTCAAGTCCCTCAAGCGGCACCGCCTCGTCAACACCGCGCTCaaggaggagattgccgCCATCCACGCCTGGACGGCCAAGTGCCAGACGCCCGCCGAGTGGGACAAGGAGAGGGACACTGCGGCGCCGTCGCTGGATGGGACGGTGGGGGACATGTCGAGGGGACGAATCAGTGAACAAGCAAGGGGAAATCGCACAAAGGAGGATTGA